In a genomic window of Dyadobacter fermentans DSM 18053:
- a CDS encoding glycoside hydrolase family 3 N-terminal domain-containing protein, which produces MKNWLFGRFRVVVIVVALVVLTSVASVAWKMMSVKTTAVNKPAVAAPEPKHKAPKKRRDPVLVLPENEWVDSTLKSLSIEQKIGQLFMVATFSNRDESHYRYIDKLINDYQIGGLIFFQGGPVSQAQLTNRYQAHSNIPLFIGIDGEWGLGMRLDSTISFPKQMVLGAIQDDRLIYRMGDDIARQCKRLGIHINFAPVSDVNSNPANPVIGIRSFGEDKENVARKSIAYMKGLQHNRIIATAKHFPGHGDTDADSHFTLPVLNHSLEQLNSDLYPYREMIADSLMGVLNAHLYIPALDNTPNQASSLSDKVVNGLLRKDLGFRGLVFTDAMNMRGVLKNGKPADVNLKALVAGNDVLLYPESIAETVSRIKDAINSKLISEKIIDDKVKRILQAKYWAGLNQYKPIDINNLYNDLNSEKSKELNRELSEASVTVVKNDNNLIPIGSVMDNNIASVSMGEGSGVAFQKMLSTYKPMRSYSFYDAPSSQDQITEMLGYLQPYNTVIVDVHGISSKPGRNYGITTGMVEFVNQLKQQNKKVILCLFGTPYSIQFFPDTDVLICANQDGKDQQEIVPQIIFGALGSKGRLPVSVLAHKSGGGVSTTSINRIAFGTPESVGMDGISLKKIDEIATAAVNDHVFPGCEVLVARQGKIIYEKQFGGLSYRTNERVTPETIYDLASLTKVSATLQAVMLLYDRKQISLDEKASKYLPELAGTNKQNFTVRDLLLHRSGLVSFYPSLWDRTKTSAGGLLPEYYSSKQDTAYYLQVAPKLFAKGALRDSVWKWVVESPMNNRRDRAGSYGYLYSDLGFLTLQKIVERVAGQSLDNFVAANIYEPLGLPYLGFNPLRRFPEKQIAPTEQDYRFRGQLLQGTVHDQMAAIVGGVSGHAGLFGTARDLAVLLQMNLWKGNYAGKRYYEQATVPFFSRMYDESHHRGLGWDKAPADGNSSFVSPLASVNSFGHTGFTGTMVWVDPEEDLVFIFLSNRVNPDPENTAITTHRTRRKIQDVVYGSLIQRKSQLP; this is translated from the coding sequence ATGAAAAATTGGTTGTTCGGCCGGTTTCGTGTTGTAGTGATTGTTGTGGCGCTGGTGGTGCTGACCTCCGTGGCTTCCGTTGCGTGGAAAATGATGTCGGTTAAGACCACGGCCGTCAACAAACCCGCTGTTGCCGCACCCGAGCCCAAGCATAAGGCGCCCAAAAAGCGCCGTGACCCGGTGTTGGTTCTTCCGGAAAATGAATGGGTGGACAGTACGCTCAAATCCCTGAGCATCGAGCAGAAGATCGGTCAGCTGTTCATGGTAGCTACTTTTTCCAACCGCGACGAATCGCATTACCGTTACATCGACAAGCTGATTAACGATTACCAGATCGGCGGACTGATATTCTTCCAGGGCGGCCCCGTAAGCCAGGCGCAGCTCACCAACCGCTATCAGGCGCATTCCAACATTCCGCTTTTCATCGGCATCGACGGTGAATGGGGCCTGGGCATGCGGCTCGACAGCACGATTTCCTTCCCGAAACAAATGGTGCTCGGCGCGATCCAGGACGACCGGCTGATTTACCGCATGGGCGACGACATTGCGCGCCAATGCAAACGCCTCGGCATTCATATCAACTTCGCGCCGGTGTCGGATGTGAACAGCAACCCGGCCAATCCGGTAATCGGTATACGTTCGTTTGGTGAGGACAAAGAGAATGTCGCGCGGAAGTCGATCGCCTACATGAAAGGCTTACAGCACAATCGCATTATCGCTACTGCCAAGCATTTCCCCGGCCATGGTGATACCGATGCCGATTCGCATTTCACACTCCCGGTGCTTAATCATTCGCTGGAACAGCTGAATTCCGACTTGTACCCTTACCGCGAAATGATCGCCGACAGCCTGATGGGCGTCCTGAATGCGCATTTGTACATTCCCGCATTGGACAACACGCCCAACCAGGCCAGCTCGCTGTCTGATAAAGTGGTGAATGGCTTGCTCCGCAAAGACCTGGGCTTCCGCGGCCTCGTGTTTACCGACGCCATGAATATGCGCGGCGTGCTCAAAAACGGCAAGCCGGCCGACGTGAACCTGAAAGCGCTGGTAGCAGGCAACGACGTGCTGCTTTACCCGGAAAGCATCGCCGAAACCGTTTCGCGCATCAAGGATGCCATCAATTCGAAGCTGATCAGTGAAAAGATCATCGACGACAAGGTGAAACGCATTCTGCAAGCCAAATACTGGGCCGGGCTGAACCAATATAAGCCGATAGACATCAACAATCTTTACAACGACCTCAACAGCGAGAAGAGCAAGGAACTGAACCGCGAGCTCTCTGAGGCTTCCGTAACCGTTGTTAAAAACGACAATAACCTGATCCCGATCGGCTCGGTGATGGACAACAACATAGCGTCCGTGAGCATGGGCGAGGGCAGCGGTGTGGCATTCCAAAAGATGCTCTCCACCTACAAACCGATGCGGAGCTACTCGTTTTACGACGCGCCGTCGTCGCAGGACCAGATTACCGAAATGCTCGGTTACCTGCAACCTTACAATACAGTGATCGTCGACGTCCACGGCATTAGCTCCAAGCCCGGCCGGAATTATGGCATTACCACGGGCATGGTGGAGTTTGTTAACCAGCTCAAACAGCAGAATAAAAAAGTGATCCTCTGCCTGTTCGGAACGCCTTATAGCATTCAGTTTTTCCCTGACACCGATGTGCTCATTTGCGCCAACCAGGACGGCAAAGACCAGCAGGAGATCGTGCCGCAGATCATTTTCGGCGCGCTGGGCTCGAAGGGCCGCCTGCCGGTGTCGGTACTGGCCCACAAAAGTGGCGGCGGTGTAAGCACCACGTCCATCAATCGCATTGCATTCGGCACGCCGGAGAGTGTGGGAATGGATGGTATTTCTCTTAAAAAAATCGATGAAATCGCCACTGCGGCCGTGAATGACCATGTTTTCCCCGGCTGCGAAGTGCTGGTGGCCAGACAGGGTAAGATCATTTACGAAAAACAATTCGGTGGGTTAAGCTATCGCACCAACGAACGCGTAACGCCCGAGACGATCTACGACCTGGCGTCGCTTACCAAGGTTTCGGCTACATTGCAGGCTGTGATGCTCCTTTATGACCGCAAGCAGATCAGTTTGGATGAAAAGGCATCCAAATACCTGCCTGAACTGGCGGGTACCAATAAGCAAAACTTCACCGTCCGTGATTTGCTGCTGCATCGTTCGGGACTGGTTTCGTTCTACCCGTCGCTGTGGGACCGTACCAAAACCAGCGCAGGCGGTCTTCTGCCGGAATATTACAGTTCGAAACAAGACACGGCCTACTACCTGCAGGTAGCCCCGAAACTCTTCGCCAAAGGTGCATTGCGCGATTCGGTATGGAAGTGGGTGGTGGAATCGCCCATGAACAACCGCCGCGACCGCGCCGGCAGCTACGGTTACCTGTACAGTGACCTCGGCTTTTTGACACTCCAAAAAATTGTCGAAAGAGTGGCCGGCCAGTCGCTCGACAATTTTGTGGCCGCCAACATTTACGAGCCGCTGGGGCTGCCCTACCTGGGTTTCAACCCGCTGCGTCGTTTTCCTGAAAAGCAGATTGCGCCTACCGAGCAGGATTACCGGTTCCGCGGGCAGCTGCTACAAGGAACAGTCCATGATCAGATGGCCGCCATTGTTGGCGGCGTATCGGGCCACGCCGGCCTTTTTGGCACCGCACGCGACCTGGCGGTTTTACTTCAAATGAACCTCTGGAAGGGCAACTACGCAGGAAAACGCTATTATGAGCAAGCCACGGTGCCATTCTTCTCGCGGATGTACGACGAATCCCATCACCGCGGACTGGGCTGGGACAAGGCCCCTGCGGACGGCAACAGCTCATTCGTATCACCGCTGGCGTCCGTCAACTCATTCGGCCACACGGGTTTCACCGGTACAATGGTGTGGGTAGATCCCGAGGAAGACCTGGTATTCATATTCCTTTCCAACCGCGTGAACCCCGACCCGGAGAATACGGCCATTACGACCCATCGTACACGAAGAAAAATCCAGGATGTAGTGTATGGTTCTTTGATTCAACGGAAAAGCCAGCTTCCTTAA
- a CDS encoding ATP-binding protein: MIRRSQQDAALGYLFKSKALIIYGPRQAGKTTFSEQLLEMVDKKTLRLNGDDADTREAFLKPNATLIERIIGDHEVVFIDEAQRIQDVGLVIKIIVDRFKHVQVIATGSSSFELAGNINEPLTGRRYEMQLLPVSYAELVKYTDYLTEQRLLEQRLIYGSYPEIATDPVNAEKHLKLIANSYLYKDLLVLEQVKKPVLLEKIVKAIALQVGSEVSVTEIGRLVQADNKTVEKYIDLLEKAFVLFTVPAFSGNVRNEIKKGRKIYFYDNGIINAVINNFNPIKNRNDVGALWENYLISERKKFLNANELDAKIYFWRTTQQQEVDYIEEIKGNLRAIEFKWNSEASARFPSTFLTNYPKVKATLVTPANRDQFLTSLEF; this comes from the coding sequence ATGATAAGGAGAAGTCAACAAGATGCTGCGCTAGGTTATTTGTTCAAAAGCAAAGCGCTTATTATTTATGGTCCACGGCAAGCGGGAAAAACGACGTTTTCGGAGCAATTGCTGGAAATGGTGGATAAAAAGACGCTACGGCTTAATGGGGATGACGCCGATACGCGCGAAGCTTTTCTAAAACCGAATGCAACGCTTATCGAGAGAATAATCGGGGATCATGAAGTGGTATTTATCGATGAAGCCCAGCGCATTCAGGATGTAGGGCTCGTGATCAAGATCATTGTTGACCGGTTCAAGCATGTGCAAGTCATCGCGACAGGCTCTTCCTCATTTGAATTGGCGGGCAATATCAACGAACCGCTCACGGGAAGGCGCTACGAAATGCAGTTGCTTCCTGTTTCGTACGCGGAATTGGTTAAATACACCGACTATCTCACCGAGCAGCGGCTTCTGGAACAACGGCTGATATACGGCTCCTATCCCGAAATCGCTACCGACCCTGTGAATGCTGAAAAGCACCTTAAACTGATTGCTAACAGTTATTTATATAAAGACTTATTGGTCCTTGAACAGGTGAAAAAGCCAGTTTTGCTGGAAAAGATCGTCAAGGCAATTGCATTGCAGGTGGGAAGCGAAGTGAGTGTTACCGAAATCGGGCGGCTGGTGCAGGCGGATAACAAGACGGTGGAAAAGTACATCGATTTGCTGGAAAAGGCATTTGTGCTATTCACCGTTCCCGCGTTTTCAGGGAACGTGCGCAATGAAATCAAAAAGGGGCGCAAGATTTATTTCTATGATAATGGGATTATCAATGCAGTGATCAATAATTTCAACCCTATCAAAAACCGAAACGATGTGGGAGCATTGTGGGAAAACTATTTGATCAGCGAGCGTAAGAAATTTCTGAATGCGAATGAGTTAGACGCAAAAATATACTTCTGGCGTACTACCCAGCAGCAGGAGGTGGATTACATAGAAGAGATAAAAGGGAACCTGCGCGCGATTGAATTCAAGTGGAATTCCGAAGCGTCTGCAAGATTTCCGTCAACGTTTTTAACCAATTATCCCAAAGTAAAAGCGACCCTCGTGACTCCCGCTAACCGCGACCAGTTTCTGACTTCATTGGAGTTCTAA
- a CDS encoding Ig-like domain-containing protein: MKRTFIKESLLTIFATVFCLAASFGQTAITTGTITPSPACVGGGVSVPFTTTGTVLPAVIFVAQLSDAAGAFGANPEEIGSSATTPISATIPANATAGAGYKIRVVSKLAAVIEITGSESVALTVNAVPATPTVISPVEYTQGATATALTATPAADLLWYDGPNGGTGSATAPVPSTETVGTTSYYVAQKPAACESGRAKIDVVVAACTPPAKPTVSNQSYEVGDDAAVLTATGTNLKWYTDATTTTVLPSAPKPSTTAAGITKYYVSQTNASGCESERAEITVTVTACTPPAKPTVANKAYEVGDDAPVLTATGTNLKWYTDATTGTALPSAPKPSTITAGITKYYVSQTNASGCESERAEITVTVTACTPPAKPTVANKSYEVGDNAPVLTATGTNLKWYADASTPTALPSAPKPATTTVGTTKYYVTQTNASGCESERAEITVTITACTPPAKPTVSNKTYQVGENAPVLTATGTNLKWYTDASTTTALPSAPKPATTTPGTTRYYVTQTNASGCESERAEITVTVTACTPPAKPTVSNKTYEVGDNAPVLTATGTNLKWYADANTTTPLPSAPKPSTVKAGETKYYVTQTNAIGCESDRAEILVTVTCKAFAGPTVVSPVAFCQSPAVATALKATPLAGHTLLWYSTSSGGTGSPDAPVPPTDEAKSITYYVSQKSTASGCESARREIVVNIREAAKPTVSPIEYCVGEAASVLAPSGSTYKWYAVETGGTPLASTFKPSTTKDGTTPYFVSLSTSYPSLVCESARVRVNVVVNARPAAVSALSEAFCQERTDKSYTFPTQAAEGNTLKWYTAANGGTGGTATPSINLKEAKETTYYVTQVSNKNCESTTRVAQKVLVKPLPAVPGVSQPLIEYCQFIVADPLKATAVTNGTLNWFGTDATGGTSSPTAPIPSTAEGGTTSYYVAQTLAGCIGDRAKIDVKVNTTPKPATKTYLEYCQNETAPVLDATGSVLKWYREANGTEWQGVPFTPFTEKVQDYSFYVTQTGNNGCESPKEEIKIHIKSLPSATISGNSTIDLGESATINIKFTGDGPWIYVLSNGTTDTTDQANHQVPVTPATTTSYLITEVSNACGKGIPIGSALVTVKIPTINSGSPSVSEICAGKPFTVPFQASGEFPAGNTFKLQVATENADAKFYTIPSTVSGNSVSAIFPDTTKASTFFLRVISSGTNPDLSVKGSVSSITINASPLPVATLTGTQTILVGETADLKAEITGKSPWTLTLNNGTKDTLITANATPYVFKLAPKTTTTYAITKVTNGCGIGTGVGTARVQVDPILGVEPPAPATWAKVYPTVINGKCTVEVTGTISAKQATIEVVDLNGRPRSAQAIKQQKTEVDFANYPSGLYLLRIKNGNLSTVQRVMKP; the protein is encoded by the coding sequence ATGAAAAGAACATTTATTAAAGAAAGTTTACTTACCATTTTCGCCACGGTGTTCTGCCTGGCAGCTTCATTTGGACAGACTGCGATTACAACGGGAACCATTACCCCATCACCAGCTTGCGTAGGAGGTGGCGTTTCCGTACCATTTACTACCACCGGAACGGTACTCCCGGCGGTAATTTTCGTAGCACAGCTATCCGATGCGGCAGGCGCTTTCGGAGCTAATCCTGAGGAAATCGGCAGTTCCGCTACAACGCCTATTTCGGCAACTATTCCTGCGAATGCAACCGCTGGCGCAGGTTATAAAATCCGCGTTGTGTCAAAGTTGGCGGCAGTCATTGAAATTACGGGATCTGAAAGTGTTGCGCTGACTGTGAATGCGGTGCCAGCAACGCCGACGGTTATTTCCCCGGTCGAATATACCCAAGGCGCCACCGCTACTGCGCTGACGGCAACCCCCGCGGCCGATTTGCTTTGGTATGATGGTCCAAACGGCGGTACCGGATCTGCCACAGCGCCAGTCCCTTCCACTGAGACTGTTGGGACTACCAGTTACTATGTAGCTCAAAAACCTGCTGCATGTGAAAGCGGCCGGGCCAAGATTGATGTTGTTGTGGCTGCTTGTACGCCACCTGCTAAACCTACGGTTTCCAACCAGTCATACGAAGTTGGCGACGATGCCGCAGTACTCACTGCAACGGGCACAAATCTCAAATGGTATACCGATGCGACGACTACGACAGTGCTGCCGTCGGCACCCAAGCCCTCGACCACTGCGGCAGGAATAACCAAATATTACGTCTCGCAAACCAATGCCAGCGGCTGCGAAAGTGAAAGAGCGGAAATTACCGTCACTGTTACAGCCTGCACGCCGCCCGCGAAACCTACTGTTGCTAACAAAGCATATGAGGTTGGCGACGATGCACCGGTGTTAACGGCAACAGGCACGAACCTCAAATGGTACACTGATGCAACTACCGGCACAGCATTGCCGTCGGCACCGAAGCCCTCGACTATCACAGCAGGAATAACCAAATATTACGTTTCGCAAACCAATGCCAGCGGCTGCGAAAGTGAAAGAGCAGAGATTACGGTAACGGTGACAGCCTGCACGCCCCCTGCTAAACCTACGGTAGCCAACAAATCATACGAAGTGGGCGACAATGCGCCTGTGCTCACTGCAACTGGCACGAACCTCAAATGGTACGCCGATGCGTCCACTCCAACTGCCCTGCCATCGGCTCCAAAACCTGCGACTACGACAGTTGGCACAACGAAATATTATGTGACCCAAACCAATGCCAGCGGTTGCGAAAGTGAGAGAGCTGAGATTACAGTGACAATTACTGCTTGTACGCCACCTGCTAAGCCCACTGTTTCCAACAAAACATACCAGGTAGGCGAAAATGCACCAGTTCTCACGGCAACCGGCACTAATCTCAAATGGTACACCGATGCATCCACTACGACTGCGTTGCCATCCGCTCCTAAGCCCGCGACTACGACGCCTGGCACAACGAGATATTATGTAACTCAAACCAATGCCAGCGGCTGCGAAAGTGAAAGGGCTGAAATTACAGTGACTGTCACAGCCTGCACGCCTCCTGCTAAGCCAACTGTTTCCAACAAAACATATGAAGTCGGCGACAATGCACCGGTGCTGACAGCGACAGGAACCAACCTGAAATGGTACGCTGATGCAAACACAACGACGCCGCTACCCTCAGCACCGAAACCTTCTACTGTAAAAGCAGGTGAGACGAAATACTACGTAACCCAAACCAATGCGATCGGCTGCGAAAGTGATCGTGCGGAAATATTGGTAACAGTTACATGTAAAGCATTCGCTGGTCCAACCGTAGTGAGCCCAGTGGCCTTCTGCCAAAGCCCTGCGGTGGCAACGGCATTGAAAGCTACTCCCCTGGCCGGACATACGCTGCTTTGGTACTCCACATCCTCGGGAGGAACGGGATCACCCGACGCTCCTGTCCCGCCGACAGATGAAGCCAAATCTATTACTTACTACGTTAGCCAGAAAAGTACTGCATCCGGATGTGAAAGTGCCCGCAGAGAGATCGTCGTGAACATAAGGGAAGCCGCCAAGCCGACCGTCTCGCCGATCGAGTACTGTGTGGGAGAAGCAGCGAGCGTACTCGCGCCATCCGGCAGCACATACAAATGGTATGCTGTTGAAACGGGCGGCACACCATTGGCCTCAACATTCAAGCCTTCCACGACCAAGGATGGCACAACGCCTTATTTCGTGTCGCTATCGACAAGCTACCCTTCACTGGTGTGCGAAAGTGCCCGCGTGAGAGTAAATGTTGTCGTTAATGCCCGCCCGGCTGCTGTTAGCGCGCTGTCGGAAGCATTCTGCCAGGAGCGTACGGATAAAAGCTATACTTTCCCGACGCAAGCCGCGGAAGGAAATACTTTGAAATGGTACACTGCGGCCAACGGGGGCACGGGAGGCACGGCGACACCTTCCATTAACCTGAAAGAAGCCAAAGAAACCACATACTACGTTACACAGGTGTCGAACAAAAATTGCGAAAGCACCACCCGTGTTGCGCAGAAAGTCCTTGTAAAGCCCCTGCCGGCAGTGCCAGGCGTTTCGCAGCCGTTGATCGAATACTGCCAGTTTATCGTTGCTGATCCATTGAAAGCGACGGCAGTTACCAATGGCACTTTGAACTGGTTCGGTACAGATGCAACAGGCGGGACTTCCAGCCCAACAGCACCGATCCCTTCGACTGCCGAAGGTGGAACGACCTCGTATTATGTTGCGCAGACATTGGCCGGATGTATCGGCGACCGTGCGAAAATTGATGTGAAAGTAAACACAACACCCAAGCCTGCTACCAAAACATACCTCGAATACTGCCAGAACGAAACGGCGCCGGTCCTCGACGCGACCGGAAGCGTGCTGAAATGGTACCGCGAAGCCAACGGGACCGAATGGCAGGGTGTACCATTCACACCGTTTACCGAAAAGGTGCAGGATTACTCGTTCTACGTGACGCAAACCGGCAACAACGGTTGCGAAAGCCCGAAAGAAGAGATCAAAATCCACATTAAATCCCTGCCTTCGGCGACGATTTCAGGCAACTCCACGATCGACCTCGGCGAAAGCGCAACGATCAATATCAAATTTACCGGCGACGGACCGTGGATTTACGTGCTCTCCAACGGCACCACCGACACGACCGACCAGGCCAACCACCAGGTACCGGTGACCCCAGCCACAACCACCAGCTACCTCATCACGGAAGTTTCCAATGCCTGCGGTAAAGGTATTCCCATCGGCAGCGCGCTGGTGACCGTGAAAATCCCGACCATTAATTCGGGAAGCCCCTCGGTTTCGGAGATCTGCGCGGGCAAACCGTTCACCGTGCCATTCCAGGCGTCGGGCGAGTTCCCTGCCGGCAATACTTTCAAGTTGCAGGTAGCTACCGAAAATGCGGACGCGAAGTTCTACACCATCCCGTCCACTGTAAGCGGAAATTCGGTATCGGCCATATTCCCGGATACTACTAAGGCCAGTACGTTCTTCCTGCGGGTGATCAGCTCGGGCACCAATCCGGACCTCTCCGTTAAAGGCAGCGTAAGCTCGATCACTATTAATGCAAGCCCGCTTCCAGTGGCCACCCTCACCGGCACTCAAACCATCCTCGTAGGTGAAACCGCCGACCTCAAAGCCGAAATCACGGGTAAATCTCCCTGGACATTGACATTGAACAACGGCACGAAGGACACACTCATCACTGCGAATGCGACGCCGTACGTTTTCAAACTTGCGCCGAAAACCACCACTACCTACGCCATTACCAAAGTAACCAATGGCTGCGGCATCGGCACGGGCGTAGGAACGGCGCGCGTACAAGTTGATCCGATCCTCGGCGTAGAACCTCCTGCCCCTGCAACGTGGGCCAAGGTTTACCCAACGGTGATTAATGGCAAATGTACGGTGGAAGTAACCGGCACTATTTCGGCCAAACAGGCAACGATCGAAGTAGTAGACCTGAATGGTCGCCCGCGTTCAGCACAGGCCATCAAACAGCAAAAAACAGAGGTTGATTTCGCAAACTATCCGTCGGGACTTTACCTGCTGCGGATCAAGAACGGTAACCTGAGCACCGTTCAGCGCGTGATGAAACCCTGA
- a CDS encoding ATP-binding cassette domain-containing protein, whose translation MIEVTNLTKVYGTQRAVDGISFTLRKGEIVGFLGPNGAGKSTTMKILTGYLKPTEGLAKVSDFDVTQQPMPARRAIGYLPEHNPLYLDMYVTEFLLFSGKLYGMGGAALQSRVDEVIAMCGLEPERRKKIGQLSKGYRQRVGLAQSFLHNPEVLILDEPTTGLDPNQIQEIREVIRTAGQDKTVLFSTHIMQEVEALCDRVIIINKGKVVSDSSLQELRQTGDSLEDIFKKLTQQA comes from the coding sequence ATGATCGAAGTCACCAACTTGACAAAGGTTTACGGAACGCAGCGCGCGGTCGATGGGATTTCATTTACGCTCAGGAAAGGCGAAATCGTGGGTTTTCTCGGGCCGAACGGTGCAGGGAAATCGACGACCATGAAAATTCTTACCGGCTACCTGAAACCGACCGAAGGCCTGGCCAAAGTGTCGGATTTCGATGTGACGCAGCAACCGATGCCTGCTCGCAGGGCGATCGGCTACCTGCCCGAGCATAACCCGCTGTATTTGGATATGTACGTAACGGAGTTCCTGCTTTTCTCCGGAAAACTGTACGGAATGGGCGGCGCGGCATTGCAGTCGCGGGTGGACGAAGTGATCGCGATGTGCGGATTGGAACCGGAGCGGCGCAAGAAGATCGGGCAACTGTCCAAAGGTTACAGGCAGCGCGTCGGGCTTGCGCAATCATTTTTGCACAACCCCGAAGTACTGATCCTCGACGAGCCCACCACGGGCCTCGACCCTAACCAGATCCAGGAGATCCGTGAGGTGATCCGTACCGCCGGCCAGGACAAGACAGTGCTTTTTTCCACCCATATTATGCAGGAAGTGGAGGCATTGTGCGACCGTGTGATTATTATCAACAAAGGCAAAGTAGTGAGCGACAGCTCGTTGCAGGAGCTGCGCCAAACGGGTGATTCGCTGGAAGATATTTTCAAGAAGCTCACCCAGCAGGCTTAA
- a CDS encoding acyltransferase family protein, giving the protein MKDSAPSQRLLSLDTLRGFDMFWISGGEEIFHVLAKVTGWSWAIVLAHQFTHPDWNGFRAYDLIFPTFLFMAGVSTPFSLGSRLEKGVPPSQLVRKVIQRGIILVFLGIIYNNGIFETEWSQMRYPSVLARIGLAGMFAQIIYLYFGYRARWIWFGGLLIGYYLFMMFYPVPGCGAGLLTIDCNPASYFDSLIIPGRLHLTIHDPEGLVSTIPAIATGLMGIFAGELLRTSHEVLSQKSKVIYLVFAGVVSLLVCLVWDYFFPINKNLWTSSFVLCAGGFSTLLLALFYWIVDVLNYRKWTLFFVVIGMNSIVIYMVGRFIDFGYTARALFGGILSYFPHGAEAVGEVIAFIAVQWAFMYLLYRNKLFLKV; this is encoded by the coding sequence ATGAAAGATAGTGCTCCTTCACAAAGGTTATTGTCCCTGGATACGTTGCGTGGTTTTGATATGTTCTGGATTTCGGGTGGCGAAGAGATTTTCCATGTCCTCGCCAAAGTGACCGGCTGGTCGTGGGCGATCGTGCTGGCCCACCAGTTTACCCATCCCGATTGGAATGGTTTCCGGGCCTATGACCTGATTTTTCCCACATTCCTTTTCATGGCGGGCGTTTCGACGCCGTTTTCACTCGGCAGTCGGCTCGAAAAAGGTGTGCCGCCATCGCAGCTGGTCCGCAAGGTGATCCAGCGCGGCATCATCCTCGTTTTTCTGGGCATTATTTATAACAACGGCATTTTCGAAACCGAATGGTCGCAGATGCGCTACCCGAGCGTACTCGCACGGATCGGGCTTGCGGGGATGTTTGCGCAGATCATTTACCTCTATTTCGGTTACCGCGCGCGCTGGATCTGGTTCGGCGGGCTGCTGATCGGCTATTATCTGTTCATGATGTTCTACCCCGTTCCCGGATGCGGCGCCGGTCTGCTCACGATCGACTGCAACCCCGCCAGCTACTTCGATAGCCTGATCATTCCCGGCCGCCTGCACCTCACGATCCACGATCCCGAAGGACTCGTTTCGACCATTCCGGCCATCGCTACCGGCCTTATGGGCATTTTCGCGGGAGAGCTGCTGCGGACGAGCCACGAGGTACTTTCCCAGAAAAGCAAAGTCATTTACCTTGTGTTTGCAGGTGTGGTGAGTTTGCTGGTCTGCCTGGTGTGGGATTACTTTTTCCCCATCAACAAAAATCTCTGGACCAGTTCGTTCGTACTCTGCGCAGGCGGGTTCAGCACCTTGCTGCTGGCGCTGTTCTATTGGATTGTGGATGTGCTCAATTACCGTAAATGGACGCTGTTTTTTGTCGTGATCGGCATGAATTCGATTGTGATTTACATGGTAGGCCGCTTCATCGACTTCGGTTACACTGCCCGCGCATTGTTCGGCGGCATACTCAGCTATTTCCCCCACGGCGCCGAGGCAGTAGGCGAAGTAATTGCATTTATAGCGGTACAATGGGCGTTTATGTATTTACTTTACAGAAATAAACTGTTTTTGAAAGTGTAA